A genomic segment from Pseudosulfitobacter sp. DSM 107133 encodes:
- the secF gene encoding protein translocase subunit SecF, with amino-acid sequence MRLKLVPDETHFDFFGRWKLWLGLSALMVVIGFSSFLLQGLNYGIDFRGGTTIRTESTQAVDIGQYRDAIATLGLGDISITEVFDPSFGPDKNVAMIRIQAQDEQEAVTPETIDAVEAALAVVVPDIKFISVESVGPKVSGELIQTAVLAVVLAIGAVLVYIWLRFEWQFALGAVVALVHDVVLTIGVFSEVQIRFDLAIIAALLTIVGYSLNDTVVVFDRVRENLRKYKNRPLKEVLNLSINETLSRTLMTSLTTLLALIALYVLGGDVIRGFVFAMIWGVVVGTYSSIFVASTILLYLGVKRDWTKQDGNAGNQYANIDA; translated from the coding sequence ATGCGTTTGAAACTGGTCCCTGACGAAACGCACTTTGATTTCTTCGGCCGCTGGAAGCTGTGGCTGGGGCTTTCGGCCCTGATGGTCGTGATCGGCTTTAGCTCGTTCCTGTTGCAGGGTCTGAACTATGGCATCGACTTTCGCGGCGGCACCACCATCCGCACCGAAAGCACGCAAGCTGTGGACATCGGACAGTACCGCGACGCGATTGCGACGCTGGGCTTGGGTGATATTTCGATCACCGAGGTGTTCGATCCCAGCTTTGGGCCCGACAAGAACGTCGCGATGATCCGCATTCAGGCTCAGGACGAGCAAGAGGCGGTCACGCCGGAAACCATTGACGCTGTTGAAGCGGCGCTGGCGGTTGTCGTGCCGGATATCAAGTTCATCTCGGTTGAATCGGTTGGCCCGAAAGTGTCGGGCGAGCTGATCCAGACCGCCGTTTTGGCTGTGGTTCTGGCGATCGGGGCGGTGCTGGTCTATATCTGGTTGCGGTTCGAATGGCAGTTTGCACTGGGTGCTGTGGTGGCGCTGGTGCATGACGTGGTCCTGACCATCGGCGTGTTTTCCGAGGTGCAAATCCGGTTCGATCTTGCGATCATTGCTGCACTTCTGACCATCGTCGGCTATTCGCTGAACGATACGGTGGTGGTGTTCGACCGCGTGCGCGAGAACCTGCGCAAGTACAAGAACCGCCCGCTGAAAGAGGTGTTGAACCTGTCGATCAACGAGACCCTCAGCCGGACGCTGATGACATCGCTGACCACGCTGCTGGCGTTGATTGCACTTTATGTGCTGGGTGGCGACGTGATCCGCGGCTTTGTCTTTGCGATGATCTGGGGCGTCGTGGTTGGCACCTATTCGTCGATTTTTGTGGCCTCGACCATCCTGCTGTATCTGGGCGTCAAGCGCGACTGGACCAAACAGGACGGCAATGCCGGCAATCAATACGCCAATATTGATGCCTGA
- a CDS encoding sulfite exporter TauE/SafE family protein gives MPDILSEALSFPGLWLLILGAFVAGIVRGFSGFGTAMIYLPIAAQVMPPIWAILSLVMLDVFGPVPIVPRALRDAHRRDLVLLLAGTLCLLPVGLALLALMTGETYRYIVCILSLALVLCLALGVRYTGKLTPPLVGGIGALAGFSGGLSGVPGPPVILFYMASALPVTVVRANVLLYLFAFDFLLVGVLALRGDLVLTPMVIGLMLAVPSMIGNLIGARIFNPSKAGVYRGVAYVVVAISAIMGLPVWGN, from the coding sequence ATGCCTGATATACTGTCAGAGGCCCTGTCGTTTCCGGGCCTCTGGTTGCTGATCCTTGGCGCATTTGTCGCCGGGATCGTGCGCGGCTTTTCCGGTTTCGGAACCGCAATGATCTATTTGCCGATCGCGGCACAGGTCATGCCGCCCATCTGGGCCATTCTCTCGCTTGTCATGCTGGATGTGTTCGGCCCTGTGCCCATTGTACCGCGTGCCCTTCGCGATGCGCACCGGCGCGATCTGGTGCTGTTGCTGGCAGGTACGCTGTGCCTGCTGCCGGTGGGTCTGGCGCTGCTGGCGCTGATGACGGGCGAAACCTATCGCTATATCGTGTGCATCCTGTCGCTTGCGCTGGTTCTCTGTCTGGCATTGGGCGTGCGCTACACGGGCAAGTTGACGCCGCCGCTGGTGGGGGGCATCGGCGCGCTTGCAGGGTTCTCGGGTGGGCTAAGCGGCGTGCCGGGGCCGCCGGTGATCCTGTTCTATATGGCCAGCGCCCTGCCGGTGACGGTGGTGCGGGCGAATGTGTTGTTGTATCTCTTTGCATTCGATTTCCTGCTGGTCGGCGTGCTGGCCCTGCGCGGTGATCTGGTTTTGACACCCATGGTGATCGGTCTGATGCTGGCGGTCCCGTCGATGATCGGGAATTTGATCGGAGCACGGATTTTCAACCCGAGCAAAGCCGGTGTATACCGAGGCGTGGCTTATGTGGTTGTGGCAATTTCTGCGATCATGGGCCTGCCTGTCTGGGGGAATTGA
- a CDS encoding Mth938-like domain-containing protein, whose translation MRLNEVTYNDAKPIEGYGPGFFRIGGEVFHSAVLTGPEGTQAWGGYDADPQALLALAGQIDVLFVGTGAEVAHIPADLRTQLEEAGLGVEAMSSPAAARTYNVLLSEGRRIALAMLPV comes from the coding sequence ATGCGTCTGAACGAAGTGACCTATAACGATGCCAAGCCGATCGAAGGATACGGCCCCGGCTTTTTCCGCATTGGCGGCGAAGTGTTTCACAGTGCGGTGCTGACAGGACCGGAGGGCACGCAGGCCTGGGGTGGCTATGACGCCGATCCGCAGGCGCTGCTGGCGCTGGCGGGGCAGATAGACGTGTTGTTCGTGGGCACCGGCGCCGAGGTCGCGCACATCCCTGCCGACCTGCGCACGCAACTGGAAGAGGCGGGACTGGGCGTCGAAGCCATGTCGTCACCCGCCGCTGCGCGCACCTATAACGTGTTGCTGAGCGAAGGCCGCCGCATCGCGCTGGCGATGTTGCCTGTCTGA
- the ccmA gene encoding heme ABC exporter ATP-binding protein CcmA, which produces MELNVSELSVARGGVPVLAGVGLSLAPGQALVLRGANGSGKTTLLRTIAGLQPALAGTVTGAEDRIAYAGHADGLKAMLSVTENLSFWAAVFGTRDVGRALKAFALETLADRLAGTLSAGQKRRLGLARLLVTGRPVWVLDEPTVSLDADAVTLFADAVRAHLAAGGMALIATHIDLGLEAAVLDVTPYRVTADAARLGASDEAFL; this is translated from the coding sequence ATGGAATTGAACGTATCCGAACTGTCTGTGGCACGCGGGGGCGTGCCGGTGCTGGCCGGTGTCGGCCTGTCGCTGGCGCCGGGGCAGGCGCTTGTGCTGCGCGGGGCCAATGGGTCGGGCAAGACGACGCTGTTGCGTACGATTGCCGGATTGCAGCCCGCGCTGGCAGGCACCGTGACCGGGGCCGAGGACCGGATCGCCTATGCGGGTCATGCCGACGGGCTGAAGGCGATGTTGAGCGTGACCGAGAACCTGAGCTTTTGGGCGGCAGTCTTTGGCACGCGCGACGTCGGGCGGGCGCTAAAGGCCTTTGCGCTGGAAACTCTGGCCGACCGTCTGGCGGGCACGTTGTCGGCGGGGCAAAAGCGACGGCTGGGGCTGGCGCGTTTGCTGGTTACGGGGCGGCCCGTCTGGGTGCTGGACGAGCCGACCGTATCGTTGGACGCAGATGCGGTGACCCTGTTCGCGGATGCGGTGCGGGCGCATTTGGCGGCAGGTGGCATGGCGCTGATTGCTACGCATATTGATCTGGGGCTGGAGGCCGCCGTGCTGGATGTGACGCCCTATCGGGTGACGGCGGACGCCGCGCGACTGGGCGCCAGCGACGAGGCCTTTCTGTGA
- the ccmB gene encoding heme exporter protein CcmB gives MRALLLRDLRLALRAGGGFGLGLAFFLIVVVLVPFSVGPQPELLGRIAAGVLWLAALLACLLSLDRILALDFEDGTLDVLATAPLPLEAALSVKALAHWLTTGLPLVVVAPVLAVLLNLPAAGYGGLVLSLLLGTPALSVIGTFGAALTVGIKRGGLLLSLLVLPLYVPTLIFGAEAARRSADGLDATTPLLMLAGISAGVLALMPFASAAVLRVNLR, from the coding sequence GTGAGGGCGCTGCTGCTGCGCGATTTGCGGCTGGCGCTGCGGGCGGGGGGCGGCTTTGGTCTGGGCCTTGCGTTCTTCCTGATTGTCGTGGTGCTGGTGCCCTTCAGCGTTGGGCCGCAACCGGAACTGTTGGGGCGCATTGCGGCGGGGGTGCTGTGGCTGGCGGCCTTGCTGGCCTGCCTGTTGTCGCTGGACCGCATTCTGGCGCTGGATTTCGAAGACGGCACGCTGGACGTTCTGGCCACCGCCCCCTTGCCGCTGGAAGCCGCGCTGAGCGTCAAGGCGTTGGCGCATTGGCTGACGACGGGTCTGCCGCTGGTGGTGGTTGCCCCCGTACTGGCGGTGCTGCTGAACCTGCCGGCTGCGGGATATGGCGGGCTGGTCCTGTCGCTGCTGCTGGGCACGCCAGCACTGTCGGTGATCGGCACATTCGGCGCGGCGCTGACCGTGGGGATCAAGCGGGGCGGGCTGCTGTTGTCGCTGCTGGTGCTGCCGCTCTATGTTCCGACGCTGATTTTCGGGGCCGAGGCCGCGCGGCGCAGCGCCGATGGATTGGACGCCACCACGCCGTTGCTTATGCTGGCGGGGATCAGCGCGGGTGTGCTGGCGCTGATGCCCTTTGCCAGCGCCGCTGTACTGCGCGTCAACTTGCGGTGA
- a CDS encoding heme ABC transporter permease, producing the protein MSLWEYANPVKFLRLSERVLPWLWALAVLCLGSGLAWGFFGTPDDYRQGATVKIIYIHVPAALMAINGWFMMLVASLIWLVRRHHVSALAARAAAPVGVTMTLIALITGAVWGQPMWGTWWAWDPRLTSFLILFLFYLGYMALWSAIEDPDTAADLTSVLCLVGSVFAILSRYAVLFWNQGLHQGASLSLDKEKNVADVFYHPLLLCIAGFVMLFLALVLYRTGTEIRVRRTRALRARQGAGV; encoded by the coding sequence ATGTCATTGTGGGAATACGCCAATCCGGTCAAGTTTCTGCGCCTCAGCGAACGGGTTCTGCCGTGGCTGTGGGCGCTGGCGGTGCTGTGTCTGGGCAGCGGGCTGGCCTGGGGATTTTTTGGCACGCCGGATGACTATCGTCAGGGGGCCACGGTCAAGATCATCTACATCCATGTGCCCGCCGCGCTGATGGCGATCAACGGCTGGTTCATGATGCTGGTCGCCTCGCTGATCTGGCTGGTGCGCCGCCACCACGTCAGCGCGCTGGCGGCGCGTGCTGCCGCGCCGGTGGGGGTGACCATGACGTTGATTGCGCTGATCACAGGTGCGGTCTGGGGCCAGCCGATGTGGGGCACCTGGTGGGCGTGGGATCCGCGTCTGACCTCGTTCCTGATCCTGTTCCTGTTCTATCTGGGCTACATGGCCCTGTGGTCCGCGATCGAGGACCCGGACACCGCCGCCGACCTGACATCGGTGCTGTGCCTTGTTGGATCGGTCTTTGCCATTCTCTCGCGCTATGCGGTGCTGTTTTGGAACCAGGGGCTGCATCAGGGCGCATCGCTGTCGCTGGACAAGGAAAAGAACGTGGCGGATGTGTTCTATCATCCGCTTCTGCTGTGCATCGCGGGCTTTGTCATGCTGTTTCTGGCGCTGGTGCTGTACCGAACCGGAACCGAAATCCGCGTCCGGCGCACCCGCGCGCTGCGTGCACGTCAGGGGGCAGGGGTATGA
- the ccmD gene encoding heme exporter protein CcmD — protein sequence MMPELGKYAVSVLSAYGATVLLLVVLVAATLLRGRRVRAEMQRTEAGGRTDA from the coding sequence ATGATGCCTGAACTGGGAAAATATGCGGTTTCGGTGCTGTCGGCCTATGGTGCGACGGTCCTGTTGCTGGTGGTGCTGGTCGCGGCGACACTGCTGCGTGGCCGCCGCGTGCGCGCCGAGATGCAGCGCACCGAAGCCGGGGGGCGCACCGATGCCTAA
- a CDS encoding DsbE family thiol:disulfide interchange protein has translation MPKLSPMMIAPPVVFAAFVALAAFGMFRDDPEGLPSTLVGQPVPAITTDTLEGYPGVTPDMFKHGEVTLVNFWASWCPPCRAEHPRLLQMQQDGLTIIGVNYKDQKGTAQSYLEDDGNPFAAVAFDPAGRTGIDWGVTAPPETFIVDGDGTVLFRFVGPLVGSDYEQRFLPALDAALAD, from the coding sequence ATGCCTAAGCTGTCGCCAATGATGATCGCGCCGCCCGTGGTTTTTGCTGCCTTTGTGGCGTTGGCTGCCTTCGGCATGTTCCGCGACGATCCCGAAGGGTTGCCTTCGACACTGGTGGGCCAGCCGGTGCCTGCGATCACCACGGACACGCTTGAAGGCTATCCCGGAGTGACGCCGGATATGTTCAAACATGGTGAAGTGACGCTGGTGAACTTCTGGGCCAGCTGGTGCCCGCCCTGTCGCGCCGAGCATCCGCGTCTGTTGCAGATGCAGCAAGACGGGCTGACAATCATCGGCGTGAACTACAAGGATCAGAAGGGCACCGCGCAATCCTATCTGGAGGACGACGGCAACCCCTTTGCGGCGGTAGCCTTCGACCCCGCAGGGCGTACCGGTATTGATTGGGGCGTCACCGCCCCCCCCGAAACCTTTATCGTGGACGGTGACGGGACCGTGCTGTTCCGCTTTGTCGGCCCCCTGGTTGGCAGCGATTATGAACAGCGGTTTTTACCTGCGCTTGATGCGGCTTTGGCGGACTGA
- a CDS encoding SDR family oxidoreductase → MNLWTRAMAKELGPRGIRVNAVAPGAIERTESPRPPDLVRAFADMTALGRIGLPEDIANVVRFLASDTAGFITGEIITVSGGYRL, encoded by the coding sequence CTGAACCTGTGGACCCGCGCAATGGCCAAAGAGCTGGGCCCGCGCGGCATCCGCGTCAACGCCGTCGCTCCCGGCGCAATTGAACGCACCGAAAGCCCGCGCCCGCCCGATCTGGTCCGCGCCTTCGCGGACATGACCGCATTGGGCCGCATCGGCCTGCCAGAAGACATCGCAAATGTGGTGCGTTTTCTGGCATCGGACACCGCAGGGTTCATCACCGGAGAGATCATCACCGTATCGGGGGGCTACAGGCTGTAA
- a CDS encoding SDR family NAD(P)-dependent oxidoreductase, protein MRTVLVTGAARGIGRAIAGDLATDHAVAVTHNTTPPDALLAEHPAIHAIHADLSDQTTAPGIIDAVIAKFGRLDVIVNNAGAIEMDDGNAHLNHAVNVAAPMALLTAALPHQSAGATIVNISFHQRHPARQGRGVLFCQQGRAEPVDPRNGQRAGPARHPRQRRRSRRN, encoded by the coding sequence ATGCGCACAGTTCTTGTCACAGGCGCCGCACGCGGCATCGGACGCGCCATCGCCGGCGATCTGGCAACCGATCACGCCGTCGCTGTCACCCATAACACCACCCCACCAGACGCGCTGCTGGCGGAGCATCCCGCCATCCACGCGATCCACGCCGACCTGAGTGACCAAACCACCGCCCCCGGCATCATCGACGCCGTCATTGCCAAATTCGGCAGGCTGGACGTGATTGTGAACAACGCTGGCGCAATCGAGATGGACGATGGCAACGCCCACCTGAACCACGCCGTCAACGTCGCAGCCCCCATGGCCCTGCTGACGGCCGCCCTGCCGCATCAGAGTGCCGGGGCCACAATCGTCAATATCTCTTTCCATCAACGCCACCCTGCCCGCCAAGGGCGCGGCGTCCTATTCTGCCAGCAAGGCCGCGCTGAACCTGTGGACCCGCGCAATGGCCAAAGAGCTGGGCCCGCGCGGCATCCGCGTCAACGCCGTCGCTCCCGGCGCAATTGA
- the acnA gene encoding aconitate hydratase AcnA, translating to MPITVGHDTSKTRKTLTVGDQSVAYYSIPAATEAGLGDFSKLPAALKVVLENMLRFEDGKTVTTDDIKAFAEWATKGGNNPREIAYRPARVLMQDFTGVPAVVDLAAMRDGLKALGGDPEKINPLNPVDLVIDHSVMIDEFGNPRAFQMNVDREYERNMERYVFLKWGQKAFNNFRVVPPGTGICHQVNLEYLAQTVWSDKDQNGELVAYPDTLVGTDSHTTMVNGAAVLGWGVGGIEAEAAMLGQPISMLIPEVVGFELTGRMMEGTTGTDLVLKVVEMLREKGVVGKFVEFYGAGLDSLPLADRATIANMAPEYGATCGFFPIDDETLRYLTNTGRDKDRIALVEAYAKENGFWRGADYAPIYTDTLHLDMGTIVPAISGPKRPQDYIALTSAHTAFAEYVKGVRGGADATASSEVRWEGEGGQPEPRDIPGDTGNHKRGYVMTDDGHYQLHDGSIVIASITSCTNTSNPYVMIGAGLVARKARALGLTRKPWVKTSLAPGSQVVSHYLEAAGLQEDLDAIGFNLVGYGCTTCIGNSGPLEAPISKAINDYDLIGTSILSGNRNFEGRISPDVRANYLASPPLVVAYALVGDMNVDLANGVLGQDKDGNDVYLKDIWPTSKEVADLVEQTVTRAAFQEKYADVFKGDEKWQGVEVTDSMTYDWPPQSTYVQNPPYFQNMSKEPGVISNIKDAKVLAVLGDMITTDHISPAGSFKESTPAGQYLVERQVPVREFNSYGSRRGNHEVMMRGTFANIRIKNEMLDGVEGGYTKGPDGNQTSIFDAAMAHQANGTPLVIFGGEQYGAGSSRDWAAKGTALLGVKAVIAENFERIHRSNLVGMGVIPFEFTNGDTRKSLGLTGEETVSISGLDTIKPLQEVPCSITMADGSVKEITLKCRIDTAIEIEYIEHGGVLHYVLRNLAAESAVAAE from the coding sequence ATGCCCATCACAGTTGGCCATGATACGTCCAAAACCCGCAAGACCCTGACCGTCGGCGACCAGTCGGTTGCCTATTATTCGATTCCCGCCGCCACCGAGGCCGGCCTGGGCGATTTCTCGAAATTGCCCGCCGCGTTGAAAGTGGTGCTGGAAAACATGTTGCGGTTCGAAGACGGCAAGACCGTCACAACCGACGACATCAAGGCCTTTGCCGAATGGGCAACAAAGGGCGGCAACAACCCGCGCGAGATCGCCTATCGTCCGGCCCGCGTGCTGATGCAGGATTTCACCGGCGTTCCGGCTGTGGTTGACCTGGCCGCGATGCGCGATGGTCTGAAGGCACTGGGCGGCGACCCGGAAAAGATCAACCCGCTGAACCCTGTCGATCTGGTCATCGACCACTCGGTCATGATCGACGAATTCGGCAACCCGCGCGCGTTCCAAATGAACGTGGACCGCGAATACGAGCGTAACATGGAACGCTATGTGTTCCTGAAATGGGGTCAGAAGGCGTTTAACAACTTCCGCGTTGTGCCCCCCGGCACCGGCATCTGCCACCAGGTGAACCTGGAGTATCTGGCCCAGACCGTCTGGTCCGACAAAGACCAGAATGGCGAGCTGGTGGCCTATCCCGACACATTGGTCGGGACCGACAGCCACACAACAATGGTCAACGGCGCGGCTGTTCTGGGCTGGGGCGTGGGCGGTATCGAGGCCGAGGCCGCGATGCTGGGTCAGCCGATTTCGATGCTGATCCCCGAGGTTGTCGGCTTTGAGCTGACAGGCCGCATGATGGAAGGCACCACCGGCACCGATCTGGTGTTGAAAGTCGTGGAAATGCTGCGTGAAAAAGGCGTGGTCGGTAAATTCGTCGAATTCTACGGTGCAGGCCTGGACAGCCTGCCGCTGGCCGACCGTGCGACCATCGCCAACATGGCACCGGAATACGGCGCGACATGCGGTTTCTTCCCCATTGACGATGAAACCCTGCGCTACCTGACCAACACAGGCCGCGACAAGGACCGCATCGCGCTGGTCGAAGCCTATGCCAAGGAAAACGGATTCTGGCGCGGCGCGGACTATGCGCCGATCTATACCGACACCCTGCATCTGGACATGGGCACCATTGTGCCTGCGATCTCGGGCCCCAAACGCCCGCAGGACTATATCGCGCTGACCTCGGCGCACACTGCATTCGCCGAATACGTCAAGGGCGTGCGCGGCGGTGCGGATGCCACGGCCAGCTCGGAAGTGCGCTGGGAAGGTGAAGGCGGCCAGCCCGAGCCCCGCGACATCCCCGGCGACACGGGCAACCACAAGCGCGGCTATGTGATGACCGACGACGGCCATTACCAGCTGCATGACGGGTCCATCGTGATCGCGTCGATCACATCCTGCACCAACACATCGAACCCCTACGTGATGATCGGTGCGGGTCTTGTCGCACGCAAAGCCCGCGCGCTGGGTCTGACCCGCAAGCCCTGGGTCAAGACGTCGCTGGCCCCCGGGTCGCAAGTTGTGTCGCATTACCTCGAGGCCGCAGGCCTGCAAGAGGATCTGGACGCCATCGGTTTCAACCTTGTCGGTTACGGTTGCACCACCTGCATCGGTAACTCGGGTCCGCTGGAAGCACCGATCAGCAAGGCGATCAATGACTACGATCTGATCGGCACGTCGATCCTGTCGGGCAACCGCAACTTTGAAGGCCGGATTTCGCCCGATGTGCGCGCCAACTATCTGGCATCGCCTCCCCTCGTGGTGGCCTATGCGCTGGTCGGTGACATGAACGTCGATCTGGCCAACGGTGTGCTGGGTCAGGACAAGGACGGCAACGACGTCTACCTGAAAGACATCTGGCCCACATCGAAAGAGGTTGCCGATCTGGTCGAACAGACCGTGACGCGCGCCGCCTTCCAGGAAAAATACGCCGACGTGTTCAAGGGCGACGAAAAATGGCAGGGCGTCGAAGTGACGGACAGCATGACCTATGACTGGCCGCCGCAATCGACCTATGTTCAAAACCCGCCCTATTTCCAGAACATGAGCAAGGAACCGGGCGTAATCAGCAACATCAAGGACGCCAAAGTGCTGGCGGTTCTGGGTGACATGATCACCACCGACCACATCTCGCCTGCCGGTTCGTTCAAGGAAAGCACGCCTGCCGGGCAGTATCTGGTGGAACGTCAGGTGCCGGTGCGCGAATTCAACTCTTACGGGTCGCGTCGCGGCAACCACGAGGTGATGATGCGCGGCACATTCGCCAACATCCGCATCAAGAACGAAATGCTGGACGGCGTCGAGGGCGGCTATACCAAGGGCCCCGATGGCAACCAGACCTCGATCTTTGACGCGGCGATGGCGCATCAGGCCAACGGCACACCGCTGGTGATCTTTGGTGGCGAACAGTATGGCGCGGGTTCCTCGCGTGACTGGGCGGCCAAGGGCACGGCGCTGCTGGGCGTCAAAGCCGTGATCGCGGAAAACTTTGAACGTATCCACCGTTCGAACCTTGTGGGCATGGGCGTTATCCCGTTCGAGTTCACAAACGGCGACACCCGCAAATCGCTGGGTCTGACCGGCGAGGAAACCGTGTCGATCAGCGGTCTGGACACCATCAAGCCGCTGCAAGAAGTGCCTTGCAGCATCACCATGGCGGACGGTTCGGTGAAAGAGATCACGCTGAAGTGCCGGATCGATACGGCCATCGAGATCGAATACATCGAGCACGGCGGCGTTCTGCACTATGTGCTGCGCAACCTGGCCGCTGAAAGCGCGGTTGCTGCGGAATAA
- a CDS encoding DUF1223 domain-containing protein, whose amino-acid sequence MKSVLSALAAAMLCVATPGAADSPVVVELYTSQGCSSCPPADKIFAELAQRDDVIALALHVDYWDYIGWKDEFAVPAFAQRQRGYAAAAHRRSIYTPQMVVDGQTDIVGARPMELSQAIAEHAALPSPVTLDVARTGKTLHITGQNLGAQGPMVVQLVRYAPMRQTKITRGENAGLTLHYANVAHDWKILGTWDGRSDLAMTAQVSGDDPLVVLVQQGTDGPILAAGALR is encoded by the coding sequence ATGAAATCAGTCCTGTCCGCCCTTGCTGCCGCAATGCTGTGTGTTGCCACGCCCGGCGCCGCAGACTCGCCCGTGGTGGTCGAGCTGTATACTTCGCAGGGGTGTTCATCCTGCCCGCCCGCAGACAAAATCTTTGCAGAGCTGGCGCAGCGTGACGACGTGATCGCCCTGGCTTTGCATGTGGACTATTGGGATTACATCGGCTGGAAAGACGAATTCGCGGTGCCTGCCTTTGCCCAACGCCAGCGTGGTTATGCGGCCGCGGCCCATCGCCGGTCGATCTATACGCCGCAGATGGTGGTGGACGGGCAGACCGATATTGTCGGCGCACGGCCGATGGAACTGTCGCAGGCGATTGCCGAACATGCGGCCCTGCCGTCCCCTGTGACGCTGGACGTGGCGCGCACTGGCAAGACGCTGCACATCACGGGGCAGAACCTTGGCGCACAGGGTCCAATGGTGGTGCAACTGGTGCGTTATGCGCCGATGCGCCAGACCAAGATCACCCGTGGCGAAAATGCGGGGCTGACGCTGCACTATGCAAATGTCGCCCATGACTGGAAGATTCTGGGCACCTGGGACGGGCGCAGCGATCTGGCGATGACGGCGCAGGTGTCCGGTGACGATCCGCTGGTGGTGCTGGTTCAACAAGGCACCGACGGGCCGATCCTGGCCGCAGGGGCGCTGCGTTAA
- a CDS encoding lysophospholipid acyltransferase family protein — translation MAKADPSTLPLRERAGHYVSNAIIYTLIRIALALPYATRVALLGWIVERIVGPLVGYRRRAEANLALIFPDMTASDRQRIARGCLNNAGRSIIENYSSDEFLTRMETQPVTGAGFEALREADAADRPVILVTGHFGNYEATRAALVAQGFAVGGLYRDMANPYFNAHYVKTMQAFGGPVFPQGRRGTSGFVRHLRGGGQLVLLFDQHVFEGTVLEFMGQPAKTALSAAELALRFNALLIPFYGIRQTDGLSFETVLEAPIAHTDAQTMTQALNDSLEARVRDTPEQWFWVHRRWRAYEE, via the coding sequence ATGGCCAAAGCCGACCCATCGACCCTGCCGCTGCGCGAACGCGCGGGGCACTATGTGTCAAATGCAATCATCTACACATTGATCCGTATTGCGCTGGCGCTGCCCTATGCAACCCGCGTGGCATTGCTGGGTTGGATCGTGGAACGCATCGTGGGGCCATTGGTGGGCTATCGCCGCCGCGCCGAGGCCAATCTGGCCCTGATCTTTCCCGACATGACCGCATCCGACCGGCAGCGCATCGCGCGCGGCTGCCTGAACAACGCGGGCCGCAGCATCATCGAGAATTATTCTTCGGACGAATTCCTGACCCGCATGGAAACCCAGCCGGTCACCGGCGCAGGTTTCGAGGCATTGCGTGAGGCGGATGCCGCGGACCGCCCGGTCATTCTGGTGACGGGCCATTTCGGCAATTACGAGGCGACGCGCGCCGCACTGGTGGCACAGGGTTTTGCCGTCGGCGGGCTGTATCGTGACATGGCCAACCCCTATTTCAACGCCCATTACGTCAAGACGATGCAGGCATTCGGCGGCCCCGTCTTCCCGCAAGGACGGCGTGGAACATCCGGTTTTGTGCGCCATCTGCGCGGCGGCGGGCAGTTGGTGCTGTTGTTCGACCAGCATGTGTTCGAGGGCACGGTGCTGGAGTTCATGGGCCAGCCTGCAAAAACCGCCCTGTCCGCAGCCGAACTGGCACTGCGGTTCAACGCATTGCTGATCCCGTTTTACGGCATCCGGCAGACTGACGGTCTTAGCTTTGAGACGGTGCTGGAAGCGCCGATTGCGCATACCGATGCCCAGACCATGACGCAGGCGTTAAACGACAGCCTGGAGGCGCGGGTGCGGGACACCCCCGAACAGTGGTTCTGGGTGCACCGGCGCTGGCGGGCTTACGAGGAATAG